A genomic stretch from Bacillus sp. N1-1 includes:
- a CDS encoding 3D domain-containing protein translates to MLLIAKGVAFTGLFAAALLSTYLLLSGLSINDVSKWLFPEQVVFSKEDRLTLAKSQDWSQYPVHTVTATGYTAGEESTGKTPDHPAYGITFSGVKVKRDLYSTIAADTSVFPIGSVLFIPEYGFGVVADTGSAIIGDRIDLYYDTVHDVYTEWGKKTLDVYLIQKGEGTLTEEMLQTLNEEESMQVFRQELMSEKE, encoded by the coding sequence ATTCTGCTGATCGCAAAAGGTGTCGCATTTACCGGGCTTTTTGCAGCAGCTTTGCTATCAACTTATTTATTATTATCTGGTCTTTCGATTAATGATGTGTCAAAATGGCTGTTTCCTGAACAGGTCGTATTCAGTAAAGAGGATCGATTAACGCTTGCTAAGTCCCAGGATTGGTCACAGTATCCCGTTCACACAGTAACAGCAACTGGTTATACAGCGGGAGAAGAGTCAACGGGGAAAACGCCTGATCATCCTGCTTATGGAATTACCTTTTCAGGGGTTAAAGTGAAGCGTGATCTTTATTCCACGATTGCTGCTGATACGTCTGTATTTCCAATTGGAAGTGTTCTTTTTATTCCAGAATACGGTTTTGGTGTAGTCGCAGATACAGGAAGTGCTATTATTGGAGATCGTATCGATCTTTATTACGACACTGTTCATGATGTTTATACAGAATGGGGAAAGAAAACACTGGACGTTTATCTCATTCAAAAAGGAGAGGGCACGTTAACAGAAGAAATGCTCCAAACCTTGAATGAAGAAGAATCGATGCAAGTGTTTAGACAAGAGTTAATGAGCGAAAAAGAATAG
- a CDS encoding YuiB family protein, producing the protein MAIPQLIISMLLFIVLFFGIGFLLNMLLRSTWIMAVAYPVIVIMIIDNVSFFQYFSSPGSSFKALGTDLLSLGSADAIILSAGLVGAVFAGVAIRMLRVRGYQMF; encoded by the coding sequence ATGGCCATTCCACAGCTGATTATTTCGATGCTGTTGTTTATTGTTCTTTTCTTTGGGATTGGATTTCTGCTTAATATGCTCCTTCGTTCAACTTGGATCATGGCAGTTGCTTATCCTGTAATCGTTATCATGATTATTGATAACGTCTCGTTCTTTCAATATTTCTCGTCACCCGGTTCTTCTTTTAAAGCGTTAGGAACTGACCTTCTTTCTCTAGGAAGTGCCGATGCGATTATTTTATCCGCTGGCCTTGTTGGAGCAGTTTTTGCAGGTGTTGCAATTAGAATGCTTCGTGTAAGAGGATATCAAATGTTCTAA
- a CDS encoding YuiA family protein produces MRRDQNKAKATDCPYCQGKGYFQLLLGGSETCDNCGGSGAKQNPTS; encoded by the coding sequence ATGAGAAGAGATCAAAATAAGGCGAAAGCTACAGACTGTCCTTATTGCCAGGGAAAGGGGTACTTTCAACTGCTTCTTGGTGGATCGGAAACATGTGATAATTGTGGAGGTAGTGGAGCTAAACAAAATCCAACAAGCTAA